In one Nicotiana tomentosiformis chromosome 6, ASM39032v3, whole genome shotgun sequence genomic region, the following are encoded:
- the LOC138894894 gene encoding uncharacterized protein: MRLNNEEIIFNVQQSMRRPSEFANCSLVEAVYVILQEEDETLNVKDPLEACLMNLEEMDDEGLAEWVMALEGQGFWKREPQFEPLRLEERAIPPAKPSIEEPPQLNLKPLTTHLGYAFLGPNSTLPVIISSGLLAVQVEQLLKVLQECKTTIGWTMADIKGISPAFCMQKILLEEGHKPSKEHQRRLNPNMKEVVKKEVIKWLDAGIIFPIFDSNWLAFEELKKRLITAPIIVAPNWEQPFELMCDASYYAIGAVLGHRKDKTMHPIYYASRTLSGAQLNYTITEKEMLAVIFSFDKFRSYLIGSKVIVYTDHVSIRKGTDNQVADHLPRLEGAEKRMEVEDITETFSDEQLLAVTMEGAP, encoded by the exons atgaggttgaacaatgaagaaataatattcaacgttCAACAATCCATGAGGAGACCCAGTGAATTTGCAAACTGCTCACTAGTGGAGGCTGTATATGTGATATTGCAAGAAGAGGACGAGACCCTTAATGTCAAGGATCCACTAGAAGCAtgcttgatgaatttggaagagatggacgATGAAGGGTTGGCAGAGTGGGTCATGGCTCTCGAAGGTCAAGGATTTTGGAAAAGGGAACCTCAGTTCGAGCCCCTACGCTTAGAAGAGAGAGCAATACCACCTGCAAAaccatcaatagaggagccaccacagcTGAACTTGAAACCACTTACAACCCACCTCGGGTACGCTTTCTTGGGGCCTAATTCTACTTTGcctgttattatatcatctggtttGCTAGCTGTGCAGGTGGAGCAACTATTAAAGGTATTGCAAGAATGTAAGACTACCATTGGTTGGACCATGGCAGACATAAAGGGTATCAGCCCAGCCTTTTGCATGCAGAAGATTCTTCTGGAagaggggcacaaaccttccaaGGAACATCAACGACGTCTGAATCCAAATATGAAAGAAGTAgtaaagaaggaagtgatcaagtggctggATGCGGGTATCATATTCCCCATCTTTGATAGCAACTG gttggcatttgaggagctgaagaagagactAATAACTGCACCCATCATtgttgcacccaactgggagcaaccattcGAGCTTATGTGCGACGCCAGTtattatgctataggagcagtcttgGGACATCGAAAAGACAAGACGATGCACCcgatttactatgcaagcaggacgCTCAGCGGTGCACAGCTCAATTACACTATAACAGAAAAGGAAATGCTAGCTGTAATATTTTCCTTTGACAAATTCAGGTCGTACTTAATTGGTTCAAAAgttattgtttatactgaccatgtatcaattag AAAGGGGACAgacaatcaagtggcagaccacctccCAAGATTGGAGGGAGCTGAAAAAAGAATGGAGGTTGAAGACATAACAGAGACATTCTCGGATGAACAGTTACTTGCTGTGACAATGGAGGGGGCGCCATAg